Part of the Leptidea sinapis chromosome 5, ilLepSina1.1, whole genome shotgun sequence genome, CGGGCCGGCGGTGCAGCACCCTCACGGGCGTCTTCTGCGTCAGGCTGACCCTCGCGACCTCCGTCTCCTCCGTGTTGCGATACGAGTTGAGCGTCGAGCAGTCTCTCTCCGTCACCCGCACGGGAGACGCCGTGTCCTGGAATGTTGgcaaaattcaaatagttttattagcCCACAGACGGCGCAAATGATTAGAAGCTTGGAGAATTACTCTTTCGATTTCTCTTTAGGGAATCGAATTACTCTTTatggaagggaacgacccggcCCACGACTCCACCACAAGTGGCATTTAAGCGATATATAgtcattgaaaatatatttgtagtgttaataataatagaggTTAGATAAATCAAAAACGTACATCGCCGGTTGAGTGGGACAGTTTGATGCAGAGCGCCTCGTAGCTCTTACATTTAGTCTCTTCTCCTTTTTTGAGTTGGGTCAagtcgtccctgaaacaccaaGTTCTTAGTATCACTttaaacataaaagtattttatattacactagctgacccagcaaacgttgtattgccgatattaaaatcgcgataaaaaagtaactgttgatcgtagatgggtgaaaatttgaagttgcatgtatttttaaatgctgactcataatcaaacaaataaaaaaaaaatgtcgacAAAATTTGGCTGGTCCAAGCCAAATTTTGTTGActcaaataatcataaaatctcaataatcaaacaaattttaaaaaaaatgtcaaaaaaaataaaaaaattaattggcgtggaccacccttaacatttagggggatgaaaaatagatgtccgattctcagactacccaatatgcactcaaaatttcatgagaatcggtaaagccgtttcgaaggcgtttaactacaaacaccgcgacatgagaattttatatattagattttgtgGAATCATATGCTGGGCTATCCTCGAACCAATATGAGGCTTAGTAGAAGTACCTTCATATTTgaacattttatttgtgtttttatgtTAAGAGGGGGGGAATTGTATACATAGAGATCAAAGCAGGTAATAGAAATGGTTATAATATTGATTTCTGAGGGACTTATGCAGCAATGGTGTGAATATGACGGAAAAcgaataaactaataataaagtGAAAATTTACATGAATACGATGCAAATAATAAGCATATTAgaaaaaattgtctgaagcaaaactctgcctaagaGCGTGTCCACACGGCGCGTTGCGTTGCGTTGCGTCGTCGCAACGCAAATATTTTGACGCATAGCCGGCCACACGGGCGCTGCAGCGTTACTATGACGCAGTCAACGTTCCGTCGGCGCAGCGGCGACGCACAGTTGCGgcaagtattttgaaaaaaattcgcAGTCAGTCTATAGCAAATCATGGATCGGAAAAGACGTCTAGCATTGCTCCTATTACTACGTCACCGCCGAAATCGACGCAAGATCACAAGACGGTACTGGATCAGTCCTTTCATTTCATTAAGAAATCGTGatggacagtttttttttttagaatatcggGAGTTGCTATTAGACGAAaagaagttttataatttttttagaatgaGTGTATCCAGCTTCGAATGTTTTTTGAAGTCCTTAGAACCACACATACGAAAAAACTATACTAATATGAGGAATCCAGTGGAACCAGTAGAAATGCTGGGAATCACTTTAaggtaactatataaatatatttaagtaataaaaatataacagtttttttggtttgtttaattagtaatcaactcacaaataatcagcaattgtcataattttaaatttagacattatttaagagagtaatcaactcacaaataatcagcaattgtcataattttaaatttagacattATTTAAGAGAGATATCAtccagtaattacaaattagaaaaatcgtATTCAGTTTCTTCACTTGCTTGAGATGTTTCTGGAGatgtaattgaattattaaaatcagaaaTGTATGTACTTTGAAAATTTGCTGTTTGATACCCATATGGTGGTTGGTGAGACGTTGATGGGCCACTCACATATGATGATGTTTGTCCATACCGCATTTCatctataatttgtataactttaCTTTGGAAACGGAGAGTTTCTCGGTCGGAAAATTCTTGAATAGATGGCAATATAGCTCTGAAAAAGGACATATGGCGATTTTCCGGCTCCTTGAGAAGTTTTAGTCCTTCTCTTTCAAACTCATCCATTTGCATTGCCCTTTTGCGCGCGACTGGAACATAGCGCGGAGTGTTGTCTGTGGTAATGTCATCATTTGTAGACGTAGATTCATTGTTGATTTCTCTAGGCGAGTCTAAGCTAGATTCGGTGGCATTTTGTTCCACTTTTCTCAAAAAAAGGAGTTGATTGTATAAATGATACTTCTTCAGTTTCGTAGCGCCCGAGCCCGATTTTGAtgcttcttttaatttttttgaatatctgAAGTAATTATCTTTTACACTtctccatttttttattaaatcattaccTGCAAAACCAATAGTAAacatgatttaataatttatacatagtgAATTTCtcgataaaatttaatgacataTTCAGATATCGTTAACAAACACTATGTGACCGACTCTGGAATCGTgaaaatataacagctgttaCATACAAAAAGCAATACCTACTGAATCAAAATGTATGCAACAGCTGCTATTTTTTTCGCGATTCTAGAATTAATTGGTTACATAGAGAAAGTTATTTGCTATCGATGTCTGAAtatgtcagtattttttttcggGTATCTATCTATCTCataaatgcatattataataattattttcttttcagataccTAGGAAGTGGAAATTCAATAACTGAtttacatttcaaattcaaacggGGAAAATCTACTATTGCATATATAATACAAAGAGTTTGTCGTGCTATATGGACCAATCTTCTTCGAGACAACATCCCTGAACTGACAACTGAAAGTTTCCAAACAATAGCGAGGGGTTTTGATGTAAAGGCAAATTTTCCTCAATGTGTTGGTGCCATCGACGGCAAACATATCCGCGTGTGTAATCCTGCAAATAGTggctcacttttttttaattataaagccTTTTTTTCGATTGTGTTGCTAGCTATTGTGGATTCAAATTACAAATTCGTATTTGTCGACATCGGTGCATACGGAAAAGAATGCGATTCAACCATATTACAAAATTCTAAACTGTACGAGCTAATGATTAACAACAACTTACCACTACCTCAACCCCAGCCACTCTCTGGTAGCAATATACCAACCCCGTATGTATTTGTGGGTGACGAAGCTTTTGGACTGAGCAAACATATTATGCGTCCATATGGCGGTCAAAATCTCGACTTACAACAAAAGGTTTTCAATTACCGTCTAAGCAGAGCCAGAAGATATGTCGAATGCGCTTTTGGGATTATGGCTAACAAATGGCGCATTTTTCACAGACCGATAGACGTGTCCTATGACTTCGCTACTGACATTATAAAAGCATGTTGTgtattacacaattttgtcGCTGATCGAGATGGTTTTAGACAAAGagataaatttgctataagtgttGATGAATTTCTCCCAATACAACCCGTACATGAAGAACAGACAGCACCGAATGTCATAAGACAGCAATATGCGACCTATTTTATGACTAGAGGAACTCTGCCTTGGCAGCTAAATAAGGTATAATTGTATTATGAGGGTTTTCAAGATTTTCTTGCACCGCCAATTCCGCgatcagtaaaaaaataatattttatacctactCAGCGTAGTCTAGGTTAGTTTTGAgctaagtaataaaatagtacTCACGCTAATCTAAATTCcctaagttttaaaattttagagtGTCGAGATATTAATTTTGTACTGATCGCGGAATTGGCGGTGCAAGAAAATCTTGAAAgccctcttaaataaaaaaaaaaataaatatctgtacTGTGAACTCACCAACTTTATTTTTTCGTTCAGCTGTGAAATTCTCGTAATcaggaaataaaacttttgatatGTCTTCCCaggcttttgtttttaaatttttatttttaaaatctacgTTTGACTTGTCCCATATAATTTCCCTTTCCTGTATCAATGTAATCAAGTAATCTATGTCAATTTCTTCAATGGTATTCATTTTACCctgcaaataaaactaattaccctgcaaataaaactaaatacaaaaacGTAAAAGTAAAACGAAATGAGCTTCCGTGTATCCTCTCTGTCAACGCACAAGCAACTGAGCGCTGACGCTCCGACGTCGCACGAGTACACCCCCTCCCGCTTCGTCTCGGGGGCTGCTGTCCGTCATGTGTGCGTTGCGACGACGCAGCGCGCCGTGTGAACACCTTGGTTATTTGTATGTAAAACAACGCAGTGGTAGCGCTGCGTCGACGCAACGCTGACGCAACGCGCCGTGTGGACTGGCTCTAAGCGTCAATTAGACAAGGTTTTCGTTGTTTCGAccacgctttgaatacaacgccacgcaatgacaaagggTTCAGTGAAAAGCGGTCCCAAAACCACcatatccaaatttaaaaaggattgctcatttaaattaacaaaattttgtaactagacgattttaatcattttgataaataattacatttcaattgctaacaAAAAGCgcatacaatagactttgaacctTACTGCCAGGAAATAAGATGTACTttcgaatgttttaatgttatctgtataagatAATGTAATACACACTGGCCCTCGGATATTTTTTGAAGACCTTTTAATAGGCCATTGGAATTCTAGTTgtcacactcgcacagaataccggcgtgaagtagcctagtgccgctatgtttcgcatagattagtgtcgaggaccggaggccatttcccccccccccccccctttccccaacaaagattatgaaagcggtccctaaagagatagtaccccaggagggtaccggctctaccagagtcggagaatccctccccgagcacactagctcgggctgccattcgtattctggggagggcacagtaccgcgcatgaccaaggacaaacgaggcagtaacaccacggcaccccgctccacactcaacgtggacttttgcaatatcaggggaattcactccaacttaaacgccgtccaccaccaccttgagacggcgaagccggccttgtgtttccttacggagacgcagatatctcgacctagcgatacgtcatatttaacgtaccccgggtacaaaattgagcacaattttttgcctcatgccggggtatgtgtgtacgttagggaggatatctgctgtcgccgtctcggcaattatgagggtagggacctgtccactctctggctccgcgtagatttagaggaccgcgtctgcatctatgcgtgtgtctacaggtcccatagtggtaacgcagaaaccgatcacctcatgggctgcgttcaaacggcaattgacgacgtgcttgcacagatcccctccgtagaaatcgtagtcttgggtgatttcaacggacacaataccgaatggcttggatcacgtaccacagactacgcagggcgatctgtgcataatttttcattggcgtacgatctgtctcaattggttgagtcgccaacgcggctcccggatgtggatggccacatgccgtccttattagatcttctgctgactacacatcccgatggttaccaggtcattgtcgacgcccctcccGGAacatccgaccattgcctggtcaggagtgtagtgcctatacgacgcccacgtcgcagaccaccagcgacccgccgcgtttggcactacaagtcagcagattgggataggatgcgttccttttttgcatcctactcttggagcagggtttgtttcccttcggatgattctattgcctgcgccgttgcagtagccgatgtgatactacagggcatggatatttttataccaagctctgtagtaccgatcggtggcagatcacagccctggttcgatgcgtcagttaaagcagcatctgactgcaaaaaacaggcgtatcgaacttgggttgcggcgctgggcacaaaggatccgaactgcatagttcttaagaggaaatacaaccgtgcttccagattttttaagcggcaaatcgcccgtgcaaagtcaaaacacgtcgtcaaaatcggcgagcagctttccagttacccgaccggaacacgcaagttctggtcgttgtcgaaagctgctcttggtaacttcagccagccgtccatgccgccgttgcacatgaggaatgacaccctggcccatacggcaaaagagaaagccgatctcctgtgcgctcttttcgcctccaactcgactcttgacgacaacggaaaaacaccgccgaccatcccgcggtgtcagagctctatgcctgaagtacagttcagacagaaaactgtcaggcgagctctgttttcgttggacgtttaacgcgtttattccggcactcttattctaaaggcgtagtccctgactcatggaagtcagcccttgtccatccgatccaaaaaaggagacagttcggatccggcaaactacaggcctattgctattacctccctgctctccaaaatcatggagagcataattagccgtcagctcttggtatacctagagggtcaccagttgatcaacgaccgacaatacgggtttcgccatggtcggtcggcaggtgatcttctggtatacctgacacatagatgggctgcggctattgaaagcaagggggaaggcctggcagttagcatggatatagcgaaggcctttgatcgtgtatggcataaggcgctcctctctaaacttccatcatttgggcttcccgagagcttgagcaagtggacctccagcttcctcactgggcgcagcatacaggtcgttgtcgacggacattgctcgaacccgaagcccgtgaatgctggagtgccccaaggctgtgtgctatctcctacgctgtttcttctgcatatcaatgatatgttggacacctccaacattcattgctatgcagatgacagcactggtgatgccgtatacacgggccatgcacgtctctctcgggaaatcgtcgaccagtgccgggagaaacttgtgtcttctatcgagtcctctcttgagaaggtcgcggaatggggtaaattgaaccttgtccaatttaacccccagaagactcaagtttgcgcgtttaccacaaaaaaaaccccatttgtcgcatcaccgctcttcgacaacacttccctaaaagcctcgcctagtatcggaatactgggtctcgaaatctcgagcgattgccaattccgtggccatctggagggcaaagccaaattggcttcaaagaaactgggcgtcattaatagagcacagcaatacttcaagccggcccacattctagcgctgtacaaagcgcaggtccggccacacatggagtattgctgtcatctctggtctggcgcaccccagtatcagctcgatccatttgaccgcgtgcaacgcagagcagctcgaattgtcggggacccagtactctgtgaacggctggatcacttggcgttgcgtacagacgtcgcttcattgtgtgtcttctaccgcatttatcacagggagtgttccgaagagctgttttacctaattcctaccgccgaattccaccgtcgcacgacacgccacaagttaggatatcatcctcaccatctggatgtgtggcggtcctacacagcgtggtttacaaggagctttcttccacgtactacaaagctgtggaatgaacttcctt contains:
- the LOC126980155 gene encoding uncharacterized protein LOC126980155, translated to MDRKRRLALLLLLRHRRNRRKITRRYWISPFISLRNRDGQFFFLEYRELLLDEKKFYNFFRMSVSSFECFLKSLEPHIRKNYTNMRNPVEPVEMLGITLRYLGSGNSITDLHFKFKRGKSTIAYIIQRVCRAIWTNLLRDNIPELTTESFQTIARGFDVKANFPQCVGAIDGKHIRVCNPANSGSLFFNYKAFFSIVLLAIVDSNYKFVFVDIGAYGKECDSTILQNSKLYELMINNNLPLPQPQPLSGSNIPTPYVFVGDEAFGLSKHIMRPYGGQNLDLQQKVFNYRLSRARRYVECAFGIMANKWRIFHRPIDVSYDFATDIIKACCVLHNFVADRDGFRQRDKFAISVDEFLPIQPVHEEQTAPNVIRQQYATYFMTRGTLPWQLNKV
- the LOC126980160 gene encoding uncharacterized protein LOC126980160: MNTIEEIDIDYLITLIQEREIIWDKSNVDFKNKNLKTKAWEDISKVLFPDYENFTAERKNKVGNDLIKKWRSVKDNYFRYSKKLKEASKSGSGATKLKKYHLYNQLLFLRKVEQNATESSLDSPREINNESTSTNDDITTDNTPRYVPVARKRAMQMDEFEREGLKLLKEPENRHMSFFRAILPSIQEFSDRETLRFQSKVIQIIDEMRYGQTSSYVSGPSTSHQPPYGYQTANFQSTYISDFNNSITSPETSQASEETEYDFSNL